CCGCCTACCGGCGCACCTGGCTGCACGGCTTCGCCCGCGCGGTGCACGAACGGCTTTCCCGCGCGGAGCAGGAAGCGGTCCGCACGGCGGCGCCGGGCGAACGGTCGGCGGAGCTCGTGGTCCGCGACCGCGCGCAACTGGTGCAGCACGCGTTCGACGCGGAGTACGGCGGCCTGCGCTCGGCCGCGCCCCGGTTGCTGTCCGGCAGCGGCTACTTCGACGGCCACGACGCCGGTTCCCGGGCGAACCTCGACCCGACCGCGCTGACCCGGCGTCCGAAGGCCTTGCGCTGAACGTCGCCCGGATGCCGCTATCCGGGGATTGATCTTTTCGCTTCACTGGGCGCATGCGCGTCGTCGATCTTGCCGGTCGTCCCGATCTCCTCGAACCCGCACTGAACCTCGGCGACGTCGGCGGGCAGTTCATCTACCAGGGTGCCAGCGGCCGGATGATCACCGGTGAGCGGTTCCTGCGGCACTGGGCGCGGTACTTCCTGATCGCGCTGGACGACGACGGCGCGCCGGTCGCCCGCGCCCTGTCGGTTCCGCTGGCGTATCCCGCGCAGGACCGCGCCGAGCTCCCGGACCACGGCTGGGACCAGGCGATCGAGTGGGCGGCGCAGGACGTGATGGACGGCCGCGCGCCGAACGCGTTGTGCGCGCTGGAAGTCGTCATCGCGCCGCACCTGCGGGGCACCGGCCTGTCCGCGCCGATGCTGAAGGCGCTGAAGGCGCGGGCCGCGGAAACGGGCCTGCGCAAGCTGATCGTCTCGGTGCGGCCGATCGGCAAGGAAGCCGAGCCGGCGGTCCCCATGCCGGAGTACGCGGCCCGCCGCCGAGCCGACGGCCTGCTCGCCGACCGCTGGCTGCGCACCCACGAACGGCTGGGCGCCCGCGTGGTCAAGGTGTGCCCGTTCGCGGTGACACTGGCCAGCTCGCTGGCCGACTGGCGCGACTGGACCGGCGTGAAGCTCGAGGACGGCGAGAACTTCATCCCGGGCGGCATCGCCCCGGTGACCGCGTCGGCCGCCTACGACACGGCGACGTACGTCGAGCCGAACGTCTGGATGGAACACCCCATCTGATCTCCGGGATCACCCCGATATCCCCCCGCGCCGGCACCTGCTAACTTTTGTTGGCATGTGGACCGGCGACGAGCTCCTGCGGCAGCTGGGTGCCCTGGGCAACCCGCACCGGCTGCGGATCGTCGCGGCGCTGCGGGCCGAGCGAACCTACGTCAGCAAGCTCGCCCGCGAGCTGCGGATCAGCCGCGCGCTCCTGCAGGTCCACCTGCGCAAGCTCGAAGCCGCCGGCCTGGTCACCGCCAGCTTCGAGGTCGGCGAAGACGGGAAGACGCTGCGGTTCTACGAGCTCACCGCGTTCTCCGTCGTGCTGACGCCGGAGACGATCGCGGCCGCCGTGCCGACGCTGACCACACCGGACTCCGTTCACGGAAACGCGGACGGCGAGGAGGGACGCACATGACTGCGCCGATGGTTACCAATCCGACCACAGCCACGGCCGAATGGCTTCGTGGCAACGGTTACGTGCCGCGCGGGGGTCGGCCTACTTTTGGCCAGATTGGCAACGTGCACCAGTGGCAGGAGATCATCGGCGTGACCGGGGTCTTCGTCCTGATCACCGTCGTGCTGTCGATCGCGATCGTGCAGCTGGCCTCGACCTGGCGCGCCAAGGCGGCGCTCGCCCGCGAAAGCGAATACCGCAGCCTGGCCGAGAAAGCCGTCCGCACGCAGGAAGAAACCGAACGGCAGCTGCGGGACGTCCAGGACCGCCTGCGGTCCATCGAACACGTGCTCAAGGAGGTCGACTGACTGTCCGGCCGACTGTCCGGCCGACTGATGGCCCTGGACCGCCGAGCGGCAACTCGGCGGCCCAGGAGGAAGAAGCAACCACCTCGCCCGAAGGCGAGCTCTCATCGGATCACTCCTCCACGGAAGGACCCTAGTTCATGCTGCCCGCGAAACCCCCGGTGGTCGAACGCGTCACGAACTGGTCGCTGCGGCACCGCGCCGCCGCGATCCTCGGCTGGCTGGCGCTGGTCGCGCTGGCCTGGGCCGTCGGCACGGTCGCCCCCGGCACCGACGCGCGGTCGAGCCCCGCCGGCGACGCCGGGACCGGCCAAGCCGTCCTCGACCGCCAGGCCACCCGCGAGCCGTTCTGGGAGAACGTCCTCGTCCAGCCCTCGTCCCGGGCGGCCACCACCGACCTCGTGACGACATTGACGACGTCGGGCGCGGTCGCGGACGTCAGGTCCCCGCTCGACGACCCCGCCCAGGTGTCCGCGGACGGGCGGTCGGGCCTGGTCACCTTCCGGATCACCGGCACCGGCGCCGAAATCCGGTCACACCTCGCGACGGCGGCCGCGGCCGTCGGCACGGTCGCCGCCCGGCACGCGGGCGTCCGGCTGGCGCAGGCCGGCGACCTCAGCGTGTCGGGTGCGGTCGACCAGAGCATCAAGGAGGACATCAAGCGTTCGGAAACGCGCTCGCTGCCGATCACGGTGCTGATCCTGCTGGTCGTGTTCGGTTCGCTGGTCGCGGCGGCGGTCCCGGTGCTCCTCGCGGGCACCACGGTGTTCGCCGCGTTCGGCTTCCTGTCCGTTGTGGACAATTGGGTTCCGGTCAACAGCGCCACTTCCGCGATCACGCTGCTCATCGGCATGGCGGTCGGCGTCGACTACTCCCTGTTCTTCCTGCGCCGCGCGCGGGAGGAACGCGATCACGGCGTCGAGGAGTCGATCCGGATCGCCGCGCGTACGTCCGGGCACGTGATCGTCGTGTCGGGCCTGACGGTCGTGCTGTGCGTGGCGGGCCTGCTGTTCACCGGCCTCGACAACCTCCGCGGCCTGACCGTCGGCACGGTCCTCGTCGTCGGACCGGCCGTCCTGGCCGCGGTGACGGTGCTGCCGGCGACGCTCTCCCTGCTCGGCCACCGCGTCGACCGCGGCCGGATCCCCTGGCTGGGCAAGCGTCAGTCGCGCTCGAAGTTCTGGGCCGCCGTGGCGGGTGTCGTCACCCGCCGGCCCGCGCTGTGGAGCGGGATCGCCACCGCGGTGCTGGTGCTGCTCACCCTGCCCGCACTGGGAATCCGGTTGCAGGACCCCGCCCCCACCGAGAGCCTGCCCCGCGGCATTCCGGTGATCGACGCGGCCGCGCGCATGCAGGAAGCGTTTCCCGGCGTGACGATGCCCGCGCACGTCGTCCTCTGGAACACCCGCGGCGGGCCGGTCGACACGCCCGCGGTGCGGCAGGCGATCGGTGCGCTCACCACGAAA
This window of the Amycolatopsis balhimycina FH 1894 genome carries:
- a CDS encoding ArsR/SmtB family transcription factor; the encoded protein is MWTGDELLRQLGALGNPHRLRIVAALRAERTYVSKLARELRISRALLQVHLRKLEAAGLVTASFEVGEDGKTLRFYELTAFSVVLTPETIAAAVPTLTTPDSVHGNADGEEGRT
- a CDS encoding MMPL family transporter gives rise to the protein MLPAKPPVVERVTNWSLRHRAAAILGWLALVALAWAVGTVAPGTDARSSPAGDAGTGQAVLDRQATREPFWENVLVQPSSRAATTDLVTTLTTSGAVADVRSPLDDPAQVSADGRSGLVTFRITGTGAEIRSHLATAAAAVGTVAARHAGVRLAQAGDLSVSGAVDQSIKEDIKRSETRSLPITVLILLVVFGSLVAAAVPVLLAGTTVFAAFGFLSVVDNWVPVNSATSAITLLIGMAVGVDYSLFFLRRAREERDHGVEESIRIAARTSGHVIVVSGLTVVLCVAGLLFTGLDNLRGLTVGTVLVVGPAVLAAVTVLPATLSLLGHRVDRGRIPWLGKRQSRSKFWAAVAGVVTRRPALWSGIATAVLVLLTLPALGIRLQDPAPTESLPRGIPVIDAAARMQEAFPGVTMPAHVVLWNTRGGPVDTPAVRQAIGALTTKTPKPAVVVPVDGALVVRIPLGGAGNDETASRTLTTLRETLLPQTLGRVDGVGYAVAGRTAEAHDFTAQVLARAPLVFGFILLLAFVLLLVVFRSVAVPVVSILLNLLSAGAAYGVLTLVFQDGFLAPLLGFTPYGGVLGWLPMFLFVLLFGLSTDYHVFILSRIRERRLSGVPARQAIVEGTARSSGVVTSAALIMTGVFSIFLSLAAIEYKMLGFGMAFAVLLDATLVRGVLLPAALSLFGERLWPVVATLKDPSRTFHLS